A single window of Canis lupus familiaris isolate Mischka breed German Shepherd chromosome 7, alternate assembly UU_Cfam_GSD_1.0, whole genome shotgun sequence DNA harbors:
- the LOC102154687 gene encoding uncharacterized protein LOC102154687 — translation MEPVPTTSSTAPSSCRARERASEGASDTPSSFQPSLQASEPASLPSAVPDLERGLTSSSACAPGPELQSVRPPPFLGIVTPALNIETEPPPAPEATCHWCIAPEHQLHEMPGLTDFPPTLVAKQLPSKDAVTSWPSGRDWGRLFLLLSSAPDLPFPDVGSYGRGPSLSSITYQPHQPVQFLKLKLSLSSCRLWR, via the exons ATGGAACCAGTGCCAACCACCAG CTCCACAGCTCCTTCCAGTTGCAGAGCCAGAGAAAGGGCCTCCGAAGGAGCTAGCGACACCCCTAGCTCATTTCAACCATCACTGCAAGCGTCAGAGCCAGCATCACTTCCATCAGCTGTTCCAGATCTGGAACGAGGGCTCACGTCTTCTTCTGCATGTGCGCCAGGTCCTGAGCTGCAGTCAGTTCGACCACCACCTTTCCTGGGAATTGTAACTCCAGCCCTAAACATAGAGACGGAGCCACCTCCAGCCCCAGAGGCTACCTGCCACTGGTGCATAGCCCCCGAGCACCAGCTGCATGAGATGCCTGGCCTTACGGACTTCCCTCCCACGCTGGTGGCAAAGCAATTGCCATCCAAAGATGCGGTGACCAGCTGGCCCTCAGGGCGGGACTGGGGCAGGCTTTTTCTTCTGCTGTCTTCTGCCCCAGATCTGCCTTTCCCTGATGTGGGCTCGTATGGCCGGGGTCCAAGTCTCAGCTCCATCACTTACCAACCACATCAACCTGTCCAGTTCCTCAAACTCAAGCTTTCACTGTCCAGTTGCAGACTGTGGCGATAG